Proteins from a single region of Desulfobacter postgatei 2ac9:
- a CDS encoding MotA/TolQ/ExbB proton channel family protein, with the protein MPEFLRENLELMTELIRTGGVVMVPLVILSLVMWLLIIERVFFFRRLYKKNMNSRTALCLVRENTLPDPKMYRGAVSLLVTEFIGNRSGSPQLDRHLLDAAVARINRRMTRSLAVIGVLAAMAPLMGLLGTVTGMISTFDVLAIFGTGNAKAMAGGISESLITTQTGLIVAIPGLYMKVFLDRRAEHLSWRIQRMGLYLKRHL; encoded by the coding sequence ATGCCGGAATTTCTTCGGGAGAACCTTGAACTCATGACGGAGCTGATCCGGACCGGCGGCGTGGTTATGGTACCCCTGGTCATCTTAAGTCTTGTCATGTGGCTGTTGATTATCGAACGGGTCTTTTTTTTCAGGCGGCTTTACAAAAAAAACATGAACAGCCGCACAGCCCTCTGCCTGGTTCGCGAGAACACCCTGCCTGACCCAAAAATGTACCGCGGAGCCGTCAGTCTTTTGGTCACGGAGTTCATTGGAAACCGTTCGGGTTCCCCCCAACTGGATCGCCACCTTCTGGATGCCGCAGTTGCCCGGATCAACCGACGTATGACCCGCTCCCTGGCGGTGATCGGGGTCCTGGCAGCCATGGCACCGCTTATGGGACTGCTTGGCACCGTCACCGGCATGATAAGCACCTTTGACGTTCTGGCTATATTCGGCACAGGAAATGCCAAAGCCATGGCCGGCGGCATCTCAGAATCCCTCATCACCACCCAGACCGGGCTTATTGTCGCCATTCCAGGGCTTTACATGAAGGTATTTCTGGACCGGCGGGCCGAACATTTAAGCTGGCGCATCCAGCGGATGGGCTTATACCTGAAACGACACCTTTAG
- a CDS encoding MotA/TolQ/ExbB proton channel family protein, with amino-acid sequence MKNNPISIYIIIAAALGALLLFGQSAWAKDIREVRIEARKIEESMKQKAAAELSAAQKAARESRQQILADRSRLDRAIADLKQRIVVVDVELKALKSENQSLSTQDSQLAAKLDKAQGTVQELSGVIRMNAKDIRSLMDDSFLTGVYHPDTQFLSPITDNSIIPGMDRIKAMSNLLFDQIDQGGSVCLETGTIVNREGKAQESRILIIGAFTAAYRLAGETGFLNYAHGEKKLYALSKLPPTAMQGKLTRYMDGKSDAVPMDISRGGALNQLIHELSLMEQIPKGGTIVWPILAILGLGTLISLERIFFLLRRKIKLETVCSRIETQAEARNWDACAETCDQYSKNPVIRVIRSGVDNRDLPREDLENAVQEAILKEIPPMERFLSTMGMLAAIAPLLGLLGTVTGMIDTFHVITMHGTGDPRMMSGGISEALVTTMLGLSVAIPIMLSHTLLSRAVENCVGMMEEKAMALINIVQKFKVA; translated from the coding sequence ATGAAAAACAACCCCATATCCATATATATAATAATAGCTGCGGCGCTGGGTGCTCTGCTGCTTTTCGGCCAGTCGGCATGGGCAAAGGATATCCGGGAAGTTCGCATCGAAGCCCGGAAAATTGAAGAATCCATGAAACAAAAGGCAGCGGCGGAACTGTCTGCCGCCCAAAAGGCAGCCAGGGAAAGCCGCCAGCAAATTTTGGCAGACAGGTCCCGGCTAGACCGGGCCATTGCAGATTTAAAGCAGCGGATTGTAGTCGTTGATGTTGAACTTAAAGCCCTTAAATCTGAAAACCAAAGCCTGAGCACACAGGACAGCCAACTGGCCGCAAAACTGGATAAAGCCCAGGGCACGGTCCAGGAATTGTCCGGCGTCATCCGCATGAATGCCAAAGACATCCGTTCCCTTATGGATGACAGCTTTCTTACCGGGGTCTATCACCCGGACACCCAATTTTTATCTCCCATTACAGATAATTCCATTATTCCAGGGATGGACCGGATCAAAGCCATGTCTAACCTGCTTTTTGACCAGATTGACCAGGGCGGATCTGTCTGCCTGGAAACCGGCACAATAGTCAATCGCGAAGGAAAGGCCCAGGAGAGCCGGATCCTGATCATCGGCGCGTTCACAGCGGCATACCGGCTGGCCGGGGAAACCGGATTTCTCAACTACGCCCATGGAGAAAAAAAACTTTATGCTCTGTCCAAACTGCCGCCCACGGCCATGCAGGGAAAACTCACCCGGTACATGGATGGAAAAAGTGATGCCGTACCCATGGACATTTCCAGGGGCGGGGCATTGAATCAACTTATTCACGAATTAAGCCTGATGGAGCAGATTCCCAAAGGAGGTACCATTGTCTGGCCCATTCTGGCCATTCTGGGATTGGGTACCTTGATCTCTCTGGAACGAATTTTTTTCCTTTTGCGCCGGAAAATCAAACTTGAAACCGTGTGCAGCAGAATCGAAACCCAGGCTGAAGCTCGAAACTGGGATGCTTGTGCCGAAACCTGCGACCAGTACAGTAAAAATCCGGTTATCCGGGTCATCCGCTCGGGTGTTGACAACCGGGACCTTCCCAGGGAAGACCTGGAAAATGCGGTCCAGGAAGCCATTCTTAAAGAGATCCCGCCCATGGAACGGTTTTTGTCCACCATGGGTATGCTGGCAGCCATTGCACCCCTGTTAGGGCTGTTAGGGACGGTTACCGGTATGATCGATACCTTCCATGTCATCACCATGCACGGCACAGGTGATCCACGAATGATGTCCGGCGGCATTTCCGAAGCCCTGGTGACCACCATGTTAGGCCTGTCCGTCGCCATTCCGATTATGCTCTCCCACACCCTTTTGAGCCGGGCCGTGGAAAACTGTGTGGGGATGATGGAGGAAAAGGCCATGGCACTGATCAATATCGTCCAAAAATTCAAGGTGGCCTGA
- a CDS encoding DUF3450 domain-containing protein, which translates to MNKGKIVIHVFLLLTMSWSYDALAGNVKKEIQAPVHEAVGIEQKTQAREVNWHTEKEKKTLVFEALEKELAMLEKELNTEAARRTALISSIIRKTKQIEDLAEIEGQMSPFLYDLLDKIKEINARDLPFLQEERQKRIQALEKLNANPQVPVSEKFRKLMEALLVETEYGTTIEVYQQTIPLSGEETLVNIFRLGRLRLFYQTLDKQECGFFNPAQKVWEPLGNTHLKTIQAAIDMGLKRKPVEILTLPIGRIVVQ; encoded by the coding sequence ATGAACAAAGGCAAAATAGTCATACATGTTTTCCTATTACTGACAATGTCATGGTCCTATGATGCCCTGGCAGGGAATGTGAAAAAAGAGATCCAAGCCCCTGTTCATGAGGCTGTGGGAATTGAACAAAAAACTCAGGCTCGGGAGGTCAACTGGCACACTGAAAAAGAAAAAAAGACATTGGTGTTCGAAGCCCTGGAAAAAGAACTGGCCATGCTGGAAAAGGAACTGAACACTGAAGCTGCCCGGAGAACTGCCCTGATTTCAAGCATAATCCGAAAAACAAAGCAGATAGAGGACCTTGCAGAGATTGAGGGTCAAATGTCTCCATTTCTTTACGATTTATTAGACAAAATAAAAGAAATAAACGCCCGGGATCTACCCTTTTTACAGGAGGAGCGTCAAAAAAGGATTCAGGCACTTGAAAAATTAAACGCCAATCCCCAAGTCCCGGTAAGCGAAAAATTCAGAAAATTGATGGAAGCCCTTTTGGTGGAAACCGAATACGGCACAACCATTGAAGTCTACCAGCAGACGATTCCCCTTTCCGGAGAAGAGACCCTGGTCAACATCTTCAGACTTGGACGGCTGCGCCTTTTTTATCAGACCCTGGACAAACAGGAATGCGGTTTTTTCAACCCTGCACAAAAGGTATGGGAACCCTTGGGGAACACCCATCTTAAAACCATTCAGGCTGCCATAGACATGGGCTTAAAGCGCAAACCCGTTGAGATTTTAACCTTGCCTATAGGAAGGATCGTGGTCCAATGA
- a CDS encoding cation:proton antiporter, which yields MNEYKLIQISGILVAATACQWLAWRVKIPGIVFLLITGILAGPVLGFLNPEKMMGDLFFPFVSMSVALILFEGSLTLNFAQIRGLHIVVRNMVSYGMLVTWIITALAARLGLGLSWQISVLLGAITSVSGPTVIVPMLRTVRPNHNIANILRWEGIIVDPIGAAMAVLAYEFIMSGSAQQAMGHTILVFVRLVAIGVTIGAICGYGFGMAIRKHWIPEFMHNLFAISVVLGAFVFSNHLQHESGLVTVTVMGIWLANMKDVPMGDILDFKEHISMLLISVLFIMLAARLNINELLALGWGMSFLFIAIQFLARSMNIMVSSIGSSLTWPERHMLAWIAPRGIVAAAISAFFATQLEKAGYPDAAVLVPLTFFIIISTVLVQSVTARPIALWLKVAEPIPNGFIITGANRLARAIGKALMDLGFQVQLADTGWDQVMKAKNEGLPTYFGNPVSEHADRHIQLVGVRGVLALFPHEAANVAVAIHYRLEFGADEIYILPSRPEENRLTADRMSIQNHGKILFGKTASYPAMATELARGGQIITTKLTEKFTLEQFTHKHGHRAMLLFAVDKTNRLHVYAHDCQINPEPGWSLVYMLKNGEDNHVVKGEDKHIINPDRLKKGYNV from the coding sequence ATGAATGAATACAAGCTCATACAAATTTCGGGGATACTGGTCGCCGCCACCGCTTGTCAGTGGCTGGCCTGGCGGGTAAAGATTCCGGGAATTGTTTTTCTTCTGATCACCGGTATCCTGGCCGGTCCAGTGCTGGGGTTTTTGAACCCTGAAAAGATGATGGGAGATCTTTTTTTCCCTTTTGTGTCCATGTCCGTGGCTCTGATTCTGTTTGAGGGCAGCCTGACCTTAAATTTTGCACAGATCCGGGGACTTCACATCGTAGTCCGGAACATGGTCTCCTACGGCATGCTGGTCACCTGGATCATCACGGCCCTGGCCGCCCGTCTGGGGTTGGGATTGTCCTGGCAGATCAGTGTACTTCTGGGGGCCATCACATCCGTAAGCGGCCCCACCGTAATCGTACCCATGCTGCGCACGGTCCGGCCCAACCACAACATAGCCAATATCCTCAGGTGGGAAGGCATCATTGTGGACCCCATCGGTGCGGCCATGGCGGTTCTGGCCTACGAATTCATCATGTCGGGATCGGCCCAGCAGGCCATGGGCCATACCATACTGGTGTTTGTCCGGCTGGTGGCTATCGGCGTAACCATTGGCGCGATCTGCGGCTATGGGTTTGGTATGGCCATCCGGAAACATTGGATTCCCGAATTCATGCACAACCTGTTTGCCATCTCCGTGGTTCTGGGCGCGTTTGTATTTTCCAATCATCTGCAGCATGAATCGGGCCTGGTAACAGTCACCGTCATGGGTATCTGGCTGGCCAACATGAAGGATGTGCCCATGGGGGATATTCTTGATTTCAAGGAGCACATCAGTATGTTGCTGATTTCCGTTCTTTTTATAATGCTGGCCGCCCGGCTGAATATTAATGAGCTGCTTGCCCTGGGCTGGGGCATGAGTTTTTTATTCATCGCCATTCAGTTTCTGGCCCGTTCCATGAATATCATGGTGTCCAGTATCGGCTCCAGCCTTACCTGGCCGGAACGGCATATGCTGGCCTGGATTGCTCCGCGCGGAATTGTGGCGGCAGCGATTTCAGCATTTTTCGCCACCCAGCTTGAGAAAGCAGGCTACCCCGATGCCGCGGTGCTGGTGCCCCTGACCTTTTTTATTATTATCTCCACGGTCCTGGTGCAAAGCGTTACAGCACGCCCCATTGCCCTGTGGCTTAAGGTGGCCGAGCCCATCCCCAACGGCTTTATAATCACCGGGGCCAATCGACTGGCGCGTGCCATTGGCAAAGCCTTGATGGATCTTGGGTTTCAGGTTCAGCTGGCCGATACCGGGTGGGATCAGGTCATGAAGGCAAAAAATGAGGGGCTGCCCACATATTTCGGCAATCCCGTGTCAGAACATGCAGATCGACATATTCAGCTGGTGGGCGTCCGGGGGGTGCTTGCCCTGTTTCCCCATGAAGCGGCCAACGTGGCGGTAGCCATTCACTATCGCCTGGAATTCGGGGCTGATGAAATTTATATTTTACCCTCCCGGCCGGAAGAGAACCGATTGACGGCGGACCGGATGTCCATCCAGAATCACGGAAAAATCCTGTTTGGAAAAACAGCCTCATATCCCGCCATGGCCACCGAGTTGGCCCGGGGCGGACAGATTATCACCACAAAACTGACGGAAAAGTTTACCCTGGAACAGTTCACCCACAAACACGGCCACAGGGCCATGCTGTTATTTGCCGTGGACAAAACCAACCGGCTTCATGTGTATGCCCACGACTGCCAGATCAATCCCGAGCCCGGCTGGTCCCTGGTCTATATGCTGAAAAATGGTGAGGATAATCATGTAGTGAAAGGGGAAGATAAACACATCATCAATCCTGACCGTTTAAAAAAGGGCTATAATGTCTGA